A genome region from Nitrospira sp. includes the following:
- a CDS encoding type II toxin-antitoxin system PemK/MazF family toxin — MRKRGEIWLADLSPRRGTEPGKTRPVLIVQAQALLDAGHPSTLIIPLTTQLIDDAEPLRLRITAQGKLRKDSDLLLDQLRAIDNQRLIEGPLIRLSAIQLRAITHAVKEVMDLG; from the coding sequence ATGCGTAAGCGCGGCGAGATTTGGCTGGCCGACTTGAGCCCTCGGCGTGGGACGGAACCGGGAAAGACCAGACCTGTGCTTATCGTCCAAGCCCAAGCGTTGCTCGATGCTGGACATCCCTCCACCCTGATCATTCCCCTCACCACCCAGCTCATCGACGACGCGGAACCGCTCCGGCTCAGAATTACGGCCCAGGGCAAACTTCGGAAAGACTCCGATCTGCTGTTGGATCAACTCCGCGCGATCGATAACCAACGATTGATCGAAGGCCCGTTGATTCGCCTCAGCGCGATCCAACTTAGGGCCATAACTCATGCCGTCAAAGAAGTGATGGATCTCGGCTAG
- a CDS encoding MFS transporter: MAVGKSATEPRWGILGLLFAISAVTYMDRVNISVTARQMMPAYGLTDQDMGYIFSAFVFGYALCQIPGGWLGDRWGARVVLAGALLWWSLFTALTAVAATLPLAAMVGTVGALIVVRFLLGVGEAVALPNFNRAVADWIPPAQRGLGIGIAIGGIGIGAAITPPLASWVMVNYHWQTVFYLSALIGLVVALLWVLCSREQKAADGAASLHPRVVVPWRQFAASSSLRWLVLSYACLGYVAYIYMSWFYLYLVNVRGIDLLRGGWLAAAPFVAILVFCPLGGWTTDRLVSTLGLTKARMIVGMIGMGLAGGLIAVGAWADSQAVAIASLSLGAGWLYFTVGAYWSVTTDLSKAHAGTLSGVMNMGANVGGVISPSLTPWLADQWGWTASLLVAAFIALCGGVMWMKIDASERLRE; encoded by the coding sequence GTGGCAGTCGGCAAGTCGGCAACCGAACCGCGATGGGGCATCCTCGGCCTCCTGTTTGCCATCAGCGCCGTGACCTACATGGATCGGGTCAACATCTCCGTGACGGCGCGACAAATGATGCCGGCCTATGGCCTGACGGATCAGGACATGGGCTATATCTTTTCCGCCTTCGTGTTCGGCTACGCACTTTGTCAGATTCCCGGCGGATGGCTGGGCGATCGTTGGGGTGCCAGGGTGGTGTTGGCCGGTGCGTTGCTCTGGTGGTCGTTGTTTACGGCCTTGACGGCGGTCGCTGCGACCCTTCCATTGGCTGCCATGGTCGGGACGGTCGGCGCCTTGATCGTCGTGCGGTTTCTCCTCGGCGTGGGTGAAGCCGTAGCCCTGCCGAACTTCAATCGCGCCGTGGCCGATTGGATTCCCCCGGCGCAACGTGGGCTCGGCATCGGCATTGCCATCGGCGGCATCGGTATCGGCGCCGCAATCACCCCTCCCCTCGCCTCCTGGGTCATGGTGAACTATCACTGGCAGACGGTCTTCTACCTGTCCGCCCTGATCGGTCTGGTGGTGGCCCTGTTGTGGGTGCTCTGCTCCCGGGAGCAGAAGGCGGCAGACGGCGCGGCTTCGTTACACCCGCGCGTGGTTGTTCCCTGGCGGCAATTTGCGGCTTCGTCATCCCTGCGCTGGCTGGTGCTGAGTTATGCCTGCCTCGGCTACGTGGCCTACATCTACATGTCCTGGTTTTATCTGTACCTCGTGAACGTGCGCGGCATCGATCTGTTGCGCGGCGGTTGGCTCGCGGCTGCACCCTTTGTCGCGATCCTCGTCTTCTGTCCGCTTGGTGGTTGGACCACCGACCGCCTGGTCTCGACCCTCGGTTTGACGAAGGCCCGTATGATCGTCGGCATGATCGGCATGGGGCTGGCCGGTGGACTCATCGCCGTCGGCGCCTGGGCTGACTCACAAGCCGTCGCCATCGCCTCCCTCTCGCTGGGGGCCGGCTGGCTGTATTTTACGGTGGGGGCTTACTGGAGTGTGACGACCGATCTCTCCAAGGCCCACGCGGGTACCCTGTCGGGCGTGATGAACATGGGCGCGAATGTGGGCGGGGTGATTTCCCCCAGCCTCACCCCCTGGCTCGCCGATCAGTGGGGTTGGACGGCCTCGTTACTTGTCGCGGCGTTCATCGCCCTCTGCGGCGGCGTGATGTGGATGAAGATCGATGCGAGCGAGAGATTACGTGAGTGA